A portion of the Chloroflexota bacterium genome contains these proteins:
- a CDS encoding 4-hydroxy-2-oxo-heptane-1,7-dioate aldolase — MRTNTAKRRMLEGKPAIGAAMVLGAPIVGEALSQAGFDFVLVDNQHGFWDDDGTMLAFRSICLGEAVPMARVRQNDFYAIGRLLDRGALGIVVPIVNSAEEAAAAAYAMRYPPRGGRSVGASGASFLGEDYESRINDEVFLAVQIESIQAVERAEEILAVEGVDGCWIGPADLSNSMGVDRSTPEGAEAVESAIMRVLEACRKTGKIPGIAAGDDAQYWIDRGFLFVTAASDIGYVLSGARETLRGLRL; from the coding sequence ATGCGGACGAACACGGCGAAGCGGCGGATGCTGGAAGGGAAGCCCGCCATCGGGGCCGCCATGGTGTTGGGGGCGCCCATCGTGGGAGAGGCCCTATCGCAGGCCGGATTCGATTTCGTCCTGGTGGATAACCAACACGGTTTCTGGGATGACGATGGGACCATGCTGGCCTTTCGGAGCATCTGTCTGGGAGAGGCCGTGCCCATGGCGCGAGTTCGCCAGAACGACTTCTACGCGATTGGGCGCCTGTTGGATCGGGGCGCCCTGGGCATCGTGGTCCCCATAGTGAATTCGGCGGAGGAGGCCGCGGCCGCGGCGTATGCGATGCGCTATCCCCCGCGAGGGGGACGATCGGTCGGCGCCTCCGGTGCCAGCTTTCTGGGCGAGGACTACGAATCTCGGATCAACGACGAGGTCTTCCTGGCCGTGCAGATCGAATCGATCCAGGCGGTGGAGCGGGCCGAGGAGATCCTGGCGGTGGAGGGGGTGGACGGCTGTTGGATCGGACCGGCCGATCTGAGCAATTCCATGGGGGTGGATCGGAGCACGCCGGAGGGAGCGGAGGCCGTCGAGTCGGCGATCATGCGGGTGTTAGAGGCGTGCCGTAAGACGGGCAAGATCCCGGGGATCGCGGCCGGCGATGATGCCCAGTACTGGATCGATCGGGGCTTTCTCTTCGTGACGGCCGCGAGCGACATCGGATACGTGCTGTCCGGAGCGCGAGAGACCCTGCGAGGGCTGAGGCTGTAG